A window from Streptomyces sp. NBC_00299 encodes these proteins:
- a CDS encoding 5-dehydro-4-deoxyglucarate dehydratase produces the protein MARVSLDTDTTRRLRDGMAQGVLSFPLTSFHEDGSLDPDGLRAHVAAQVATGPGAVFPACGTGEFFSLDEDEYRQVVSIAVEEAGGRVPVVAGVGYGWAQATRFARIADEAGADALLVMPHYLVAAPQDGLVAQLERIADRTRLPLIAYQRGQVALTADSLQRIARIPNVIGLKDGHSDLDRLQRLTLAAPEGFLFFNGAATAEIQARAYAAVGVPAYSSAVHAFAPEIANAFFAALQGGEHDTVDKLLRDFYVPLVELRDRVPGYAVSLVKAAARLRGRPVGPVRAPLTDPSAGDLADLRTLLAAGLDLVGAAL, from the coding sequence ATGGCGAGGGTGAGCCTCGATACCGACACGACCCGGCGGCTGCGGGACGGCATGGCGCAAGGCGTGCTGTCGTTCCCCCTCACGAGCTTCCACGAGGACGGCTCGCTGGACCCGGACGGCCTCCGTGCCCATGTCGCCGCCCAGGTCGCCACCGGCCCCGGCGCGGTCTTCCCCGCCTGTGGCACCGGTGAGTTCTTCTCCCTGGACGAGGACGAGTACCGGCAGGTCGTCTCCATCGCCGTCGAGGAGGCGGGCGGACGGGTGCCGGTCGTCGCCGGGGTCGGGTACGGCTGGGCGCAGGCCACGAGGTTCGCCCGGATCGCCGACGAGGCCGGCGCCGACGCCCTCCTCGTCATGCCGCACTACCTCGTCGCCGCCCCGCAGGACGGACTGGTCGCCCAGCTGGAGCGGATCGCCGACCGCACCCGCCTCCCGCTCATCGCCTACCAGCGCGGCCAAGTCGCCCTCACCGCAGACTCGTTGCAGCGGATCGCGCGCATCCCGAACGTCATCGGCCTCAAGGACGGCCACAGCGACCTCGACCGGCTCCAGCGCCTCACCCTCGCCGCCCCCGAGGGCTTCCTCTTCTTCAACGGTGCCGCCACCGCCGAGATCCAGGCCCGCGCGTACGCCGCCGTCGGCGTCCCGGCCTACTCCTCCGCCGTCCACGCCTTCGCCCCCGAGATCGCGAACGCCTTCTTCGCCGCACTCCAGGGCGGCGAGCACGACACCGTCGACAAGCTGCTGCGAGACTTCTACGTCCCGCTCGTCGAGCTCCGCGACCGGGTACCCGGATACGCCGTGTCCCTGGTGAAGGCGGCGGCCCGGCTGCGCGGCCGCCCCGTCGGCCCCGTACGCGCCCCACTCACCGACCCGTCGGCCGGCGACCTGGCAGACCTGCGCACTCTCCTCGCCGCCGGACTCGACCTCGTAGGAGCCGCCCTGTGA
- a CDS encoding VOC family protein gives MITTDLAPGSPCWIDLGAPDVRAAAAFYGTVLGWEYESMGEGGDMEGGMFKKDGKTVAGLGKLTEEGARSAWMIYYAVTDADDTTQAVERAGGTVRVPPRDLDDWGRMAQYDDPLGGQFAVWQPGKNSGFELADETGSLSWTELYTTDAASAKEFYSGVFGWQFSDMPMPGGGGAYTLITPAGQPEERMQGGLMELPVENLVLAGGRPYWHPVFNVTDCDAAVAKVTGNGGSVQMGPDDAEGVGRLAVCVDPSNADFVVLTPATPS, from the coding sequence ATGATCACCACTGACCTCGCTCCCGGCTCCCCCTGTTGGATCGACCTCGGCGCCCCTGACGTCCGGGCCGCCGCGGCCTTCTACGGCACGGTGCTCGGCTGGGAGTACGAGTCCATGGGCGAGGGCGGCGACATGGAAGGCGGGATGTTCAAGAAGGACGGCAAGACCGTCGCCGGGCTCGGCAAGCTCACCGAGGAGGGCGCCCGCTCGGCCTGGATGATCTACTACGCCGTCACCGACGCGGACGACACGACCCAGGCCGTGGAGCGCGCGGGCGGCACGGTGCGGGTGCCGCCGCGGGACCTCGACGACTGGGGGCGGATGGCGCAGTACGACGACCCGCTGGGCGGCCAGTTCGCCGTCTGGCAGCCGGGGAAGAACTCGGGCTTCGAGCTGGCGGACGAGACGGGTTCGCTGTCGTGGACGGAGCTGTACACGACGGACGCCGCGAGCGCGAAGGAGTTCTACAGCGGTGTCTTCGGCTGGCAGTTCAGCGACATGCCGATGCCGGGCGGCGGGGGCGCGTACACCCTGATCACCCCGGCCGGGCAGCCCGAGGAGCGTATGCAGGGCGGCCTCATGGAGCTCCCGGTGGAGAACCTCGTGCTGGCGGGCGGGCGGCCGTACTGGCACCCGGTCTTCAACGTCACCGACTGCGATGCCGCGGTCGCCAAGGTCACCGGGAACGGCGGCAGTGTGCAGATGGGTCCGGACGACGCGGAGGGCGTCGGCAGGCTGGCGGTGTGCGTGGACCCGTCCAACGCGGACTTCGTGGTGCTGACGCCGGCCACGCCCAGCTGA
- a CDS encoding nuclear transport factor 2 family protein codes for MSDDAPDDRQVLAAVAHDWAAAMVSNDPARIADFMADDWAIVSESGISTREQFLSFVESGELTHSSFRLVGEPRIRMHGDSAVVTARITNTAHYKGERFDADEWTTDVFVRRDDRWRCVLSHITPAART; via the coding sequence ATGAGCGACGACGCGCCTGACGACCGGCAGGTCCTCGCCGCCGTCGCGCACGACTGGGCGGCGGCGATGGTCTCCAACGACCCCGCACGGATCGCCGACTTCATGGCCGACGACTGGGCCATCGTCTCCGAGTCGGGCATCTCGACCAGGGAGCAGTTTCTGTCGTTCGTCGAGTCCGGCGAGCTGACCCACTCGTCGTTCCGACTCGTCGGCGAGCCGAGGATCCGCATGCACGGCGACTCGGCGGTCGTGACGGCACGCATCACGAACACCGCCCACTACAAGGGCGAGCGCTTCGACGCCGACGAGTGGACGACCGACGTCTTCGTACGGCGGGACGACCGCTGGCGCTGCGTCCTCAGCCACATCACACCGGCGGCCAGGACCTGA
- a CDS encoding IclR family transcriptional regulator: MSETGGVREVKSAARTVELLELLAARGDRPARLQELADALDVPRSSMYALLQTLIARGWVRTDVTGSLYGIGIHALLTGTSYLDSDPRVRAVRPYLDEASEALGETIHMARLDGRDVAYLATRESHEYLRTISRVGRRLPAHVGALGKALLAERPDETLPEAPYEPFTPHTHTTRESLAADLAEVRARGYSVDREEGVPGIVGFGFALRYDSPAQDAISCSVPVARLSAGHEERIVAVMREVRAKIEATAPAAGGSVHWR, translated from the coding sequence ATGTCAGAGACAGGCGGCGTCCGCGAGGTGAAGTCCGCGGCGCGCACGGTGGAGTTGCTGGAGCTCCTCGCCGCGCGCGGCGACCGCCCCGCACGCCTCCAGGAGCTGGCCGACGCGCTGGACGTGCCGCGCAGCTCGATGTACGCCCTGCTCCAGACCCTGATCGCCCGGGGCTGGGTACGGACGGACGTCACCGGCTCCCTGTACGGCATCGGCATCCACGCCCTGCTCACCGGCACCAGCTACCTCGACTCCGACCCGCGCGTGCGTGCCGTACGCCCGTATCTCGACGAGGCGTCGGAGGCCCTGGGCGAGACGATCCACATGGCACGGCTGGACGGCCGGGACGTGGCGTATCTGGCGACGCGTGAGTCGCACGAGTACCTGCGGACGATCAGCCGGGTCGGGCGACGGCTCCCCGCACACGTGGGAGCACTGGGCAAGGCGCTGCTCGCCGAGCGCCCGGATGAGACCCTCCCCGAGGCCCCGTACGAGCCTTTCACCCCCCACACCCACACCACCCGGGAATCCCTCGCCGCCGACCTCGCCGAGGTGCGGGCGCGCGGCTACTCGGTCGACCGCGAGGAGGGCGTCCCCGGCATCGTCGGCTTCGGCTTCGCCCTGCGCTACGACTCCCCGGCCCAGGACGCGATCAGCTGCTCGGTGCCGGTGGCCCGGCTGTCGGCGGGACATGAGGAGCGGATCGTCGCGGTGATGCGGGAGGTCAGGGCGAAGATCGAGGCGACGGCGCCTGCGGCGGGCGGGTCGGTGCACTGGCGTTGA
- a CDS encoding glucarate dehydratase family protein, protein MNLTITEVRLTPILVADPPLLNTQGVHQPYTPRLIVEVVTADGVTGVGETYGDTKYLELARPFAQKLIGRQVGDLNGLFVVADEVAVDRSRVSGQVDVGGLRGVQTADKLRLSVVSGFEVACLDALGKALGLPVHALLGGRVRDAVEYSAYLFYKWAGHPSGVAAEKDDWGVAVDPAGVVEQARTFTERYGFTSFKLKGGVFPPDEEIAAVRALAEAFPGHPLRLDPNGAWSVETSLKVARELGGVLEYLEDPTLGTPGMAEVAARSGVPLATNMCVTTFAEIKEAFTKDAVQVVLCDHHYWGGLRNTQQLAAICRTFGVGVSMHSNTHLGVSLAAMTHVASTVPNLHHACDSHYPWQSEDVLTERLTFEGGKVAVSDAPGLGVELDRDRLAELHRRWLDDDGSLRDRDDVAAMRVAEPGWVTPSVPRW, encoded by the coding sequence GTGAACCTCACGATCACCGAGGTCCGTCTGACGCCCATCCTGGTCGCCGACCCGCCGCTGCTGAACACCCAGGGCGTCCACCAGCCGTACACACCCCGCCTGATCGTGGAGGTCGTGACGGCCGACGGGGTCACGGGGGTCGGCGAGACGTACGGCGACACCAAGTACCTGGAGCTCGCCCGGCCGTTCGCCCAGAAACTGATCGGTCGTCAAGTCGGTGATCTCAACGGGCTGTTCGTCGTCGCGGACGAGGTGGCGGTCGACCGTTCCCGGGTGTCCGGACAGGTCGACGTCGGCGGGCTGCGCGGTGTCCAGACCGCCGACAAGCTGCGGCTGTCCGTCGTCTCCGGATTCGAGGTCGCCTGCCTCGACGCCCTCGGCAAGGCGCTCGGGCTGCCCGTGCACGCGCTGCTCGGCGGCAGGGTGCGGGACGCGGTCGAGTACAGCGCGTATCTCTTCTACAAGTGGGCCGGTCATCCGTCGGGCGTCGCCGCCGAGAAGGACGACTGGGGCGTCGCCGTCGACCCGGCCGGGGTGGTCGAGCAGGCGCGGACGTTCACGGAGCGGTACGGGTTCACCTCCTTCAAACTCAAGGGCGGCGTCTTCCCGCCGGACGAGGAGATCGCCGCCGTACGGGCGCTCGCGGAAGCCTTTCCCGGGCACCCCCTGCGCCTCGACCCCAACGGGGCCTGGTCCGTGGAGACCTCGCTGAAGGTGGCGCGGGAGCTGGGGGGCGTCCTGGAGTACCTGGAGGATCCGACGCTGGGTACCCCAGGGATGGCGGAGGTCGCCGCGCGGAGCGGGGTGCCGCTGGCGACGAACATGTGCGTGACGACGTTCGCGGAGATCAAGGAGGCCTTCACGAAGGACGCCGTGCAGGTCGTGCTCTGCGACCACCACTACTGGGGCGGGTTGCGCAACACCCAGCAACTGGCGGCGATCTGCCGTACCTTCGGCGTCGGGGTGTCCATGCACTCCAACACCCATCTGGGTGTCTCTCTGGCCGCGATGACCCACGTGGCGTCCACCGTCCCGAACCTCCATCACGCCTGCGACTCCCACTACCCCTGGCAGTCCGAGGACGTCCTCACCGAGCGACTCACCTTCGAGGGCGGCAAGGTCGCCGTGTCGGACGCGCCCGGCCTGGGCGTCGAACTGGACCGCGACCGGCTCGCGGAGCTGCACAGGCGGTGGCTCGATGACGACGGCTCGCTGCGGGACCGCGACGACGTTGCCGCGATGCGGGTCGCCGAGCCGGGCTGGGTCACGCCTTCGGTGCCTCGCTGGTAG
- a CDS encoding carbohydrate kinase family protein, producing the protein MTTPTAPTGKGASPQRPSSRAGGLYRRAQVDPLVGLRTAADPPWDVYLTGTVFLDIIFTGLDSAPVRGTESWARGMGSSPGGVANMATALARLGLKTSLAAAFGDDHYGEYCWDALEHGEGIDLSPSRTVPGWHSPVTVSMAYEGERTMVSHGHEPPPEEPAPDCPPRARAAVASLVPGTRAPWIAQAARKGARIFADVGWDDTGAWDLAGLADLEHCEAFLPNAQEAMRYTGADCPREAAHALTEHVPVAVVTLGAEGAYAVDSRTGETAVVPAIAVEALDPTGAGDVFVAGFVAGTLADWPLADRLAFAGLTAALSVQEFGGSLSAPGWAEIGAWWRQVQSLDRQDPEALRRYAFLADLVPQDQGRPWPLRRAVPTIGFRRSA; encoded by the coding sequence GTGACCACGCCCACCGCGCCGACCGGAAAGGGAGCCTCGCCCCAGAGGCCGTCGTCCAGAGCAGGGGGTCTGTATCGCCGGGCCCAGGTCGACCCCCTCGTCGGCCTGCGCACGGCCGCCGACCCGCCGTGGGACGTGTATCTGACGGGCACGGTCTTCCTCGACATCATCTTCACCGGCCTCGACTCCGCCCCCGTGCGCGGGACGGAGTCCTGGGCGCGCGGGATGGGTTCCAGCCCCGGCGGCGTGGCGAACATGGCCACCGCCCTGGCCCGCCTCGGCCTGAAGACATCGCTCGCGGCGGCCTTCGGCGACGACCACTACGGCGAGTACTGCTGGGACGCGCTGGAGCACGGCGAGGGCATCGACCTCTCGCCCTCGCGCACGGTGCCGGGCTGGCACTCGCCGGTGACGGTCTCGATGGCGTACGAGGGGGAGCGCACGATGGTCTCCCACGGCCACGAGCCGCCCCCGGAGGAACCGGCGCCGGACTGCCCGCCCCGGGCGCGGGCCGCCGTGGCCTCCCTGGTGCCGGGCACGCGCGCACCCTGGATCGCGCAGGCCGCGCGCAAGGGCGCCCGGATCTTCGCCGACGTCGGCTGGGACGACACGGGGGCGTGGGACCTGGCGGGGCTGGCCGACCTGGAGCACTGCGAGGCGTTCCTGCCGAACGCGCAGGAGGCCATGCGGTACACCGGCGCCGACTGCCCGCGCGAGGCGGCCCACGCCCTGACCGAGCACGTCCCGGTCGCGGTGGTCACCCTCGGCGCGGAGGGCGCGTACGCGGTGGACAGCAGGACCGGGGAGACGGCCGTGGTCCCCGCGATCGCCGTGGAGGCCCTGGACCCGACGGGCGCCGGTGACGTCTTCGTGGCAGGCTTCGTCGCCGGCACCCTGGCCGACTGGCCGCTGGCCGACCGGCTGGCCTTCGCCGGCCTCACGGCCGCCCTGTCCGTCCAGGAGTTCGGCGGCTCCCTGTCGGCCCCCGGCTGGGCCGAGATCGGCGCCTGGTGGCGCCAGGTCCAGTCCCTCGACCGGCAGGACCCCGAGGCCCTGCGCCGGTACGCGTTCCTGGCCGACCTGGTGCCGCAGGATCAGGGCAGACCCTGGCCGCTGCGGCGGGCCGTACCGACGATCGGGTTCCGCCGGTCGGCATGA